Part of the Apodemus sylvaticus chromosome 15, mApoSyl1.1, whole genome shotgun sequence genome is shown below.
AACACTGTGTCCAACTCTGAGGGTTTTGTACTCAACAAGGAAACGAGAACTGCAGAAAAACAATACATCTGTCTTTATTTTGCTCTTTGTCTCTGGTCAGTTACCAGAAGGGTAGCTCTTAAAGCGAAGGGAAACTGCTTATTTTGATTTGCTGAGCAATGCAaacatctttttatatttttttcacaaaCCATAATAAAACAACTctgaagagacagaaaaataaagcTAAGGTAAGGCTGTCAGTGGTTTTCTGCTCTCTCCTTAGTGCTTGGCCTAACACAGGGGTGCCCTGCACACTGAGAAGGGATGCATACCGCCGCTCTACAAAAAAGGGTTCATCTTTATCTAATTACTGAGAAAATTCCCTCTGAAATCAGTGGTCAATAAAAACCAAAGCGTCCCATAAATGTGATTTATATTACATATAGAGCAAAGACATAACTCTAGTTACTGCAGAGCTGACCTTTGTCACATAAATATACTTACGTGGAATGTAGGAGATCATGATCAGAATCAGGAATGCATGGTAGTCGAAGGAGAAGTTGTATTTGTTAGGTAAACTGATGGAGTACAGGCCAGCCTGTCGGACAAAGGGCAGGGCCGCGTATATTGTGAGGAGCTCTCCTGTCACTCCCATTGGGTAAAGCACGATGAAAAGTGTGTACCTGAAACAGAACAGAGCCCTCACTGCCTGCTCAGAGCTGTGTTTACAAGCAATGCCTCTGCAGAAAGTTGGTGTCTGCAGCTCCCATTCGCTGGTGTTTGAAAGGGGCCATTGAAGGTTCCCAAATGTTTCCAGATGTTCTAACACAAAGTAACTGTCAGTCAGCCTTGAACCCTGGCTTCTTCAGAACAAGCGGCTTTACAGTGAAGGAGGTAGAGGAGGGCGGTAAATCtacaagggccttccctccctgtgaggcagagaggaaggagatgaACAGCATCCAGGAGCCCCTAAGGCATGCCAAGCTGCACGTGGACTAAAGAAAGCAGCACATTACACAACTACGTCCTGCTACTCCCCAAATGCCCGTACAAGCTACAGTGAAAATAAAGTCTTGACTAATTTTAACATTAGAGATTCCTAATAGCTGTGAATTTTACAAATAAACCCACACAAATAAACTTCTATTGCATGAGAGGTTCAcgcatgtattttcattttaaaaagttttatctcttttaaaagaattcagagggagcaggagagaaaaacacttgttcttgcagaggttcAGTTCCTAAGCAcacacgtggtggctcacagccatccataattcCAATCCTAAGAGATcgcctggcctctgcaggcagtgAGCATGCACGTGGACACACACGCACCTGCAGACAAACTCAAACACACAAGGCATCATTGCCCCCATGGAAACCGTCAGCTCGGATACCTACTTATGGCTCAAGACTAACCTGGATTAAACTTCCAGGCACAAGAATCTGCTGAGGAACAAGTCATATGCACTGTTGCCAACATAGATCACTAGGAAGGGCAGTGGAGAAGAACTGTCCATAGACAACAGAGAAAAATAAGCCAAAGATTTCTCCGAGAACAAAGCCACATCTCAGTCAACAAGTGTTCCCACAAAGAGCCTCCATGATGGCGGTGCAGGTTGGTTGGAAGCtgtttgttttcccttctttATTCCCCCAAAtatagtttattaaaaaaaaaaaaaaaagcaaaaagctcacATCCTGAAATGCTGGAAACTGGATTCTATACCTAATTCAATCACTAAAGTCATAAACTAGGTAGTaataactgttttctttttaagaaatgagGTGTCTTAGCTCCAAAGTTAGCCTGGATCTTTCTGCTCTGTCCTCTTTACCCCATAGTCCTTCATGCACAAAATCACAGATGGATAAGCAGATGTGCCATCAGCCTTTTGTCCAAGTCATAATTAAAGTTTGTATTGTTACTGAGACCACAGTCCCATTCTGTGGCCAGAATTTGTGgcaattttcctgcctcagcctcccaagttcttCTGGGATTACTAAGGGGTGAATCACCACGCCTgaattcattcactcactcttttctttcctttcctttcctctttctttctttctttctttctttctttctttctttctttctttctttctttctttctttctttctttctttctttctttctttctttctttcctttttctttctctctttctttctttctttctctttctctctctctttctttctttccttttctttctttttcctccctccctcccttctttcctttccctttctttccttccttccttcttccgttcctttcctttcctttcgttCTTTCATGtgagtaagtacactgtagctgccttcagacaccagaagagggaaacagatctcattacagatggttgtgagccatcatgtggttgctgggaattaaactcaggacctctgcaagaacagtcagtgctcttgactgctgagccatctctccagccccacatgcCTGAATTCTTAATGAATATTACTGGTAAAAAtaatcaaagcaaaataaaacgtATAAGCTGAGAAAACCACGTAATGTTTGTTATTAAGTAAAATGACCTCACGTGTCATAGTTTCTTGACAAAACAAGACTAGGAAATGTAGACACGGACCAGAAATCACCACAAGGGGACAAGTTCATCAGCTAAACTAAATAAGGACAAAAACAGATATTATATTAAATCTCTATTAAGTAACTTAACTGAAAAGAATagatttcaagaaaaataatctaagtaaaattgattattttatgaAGACTTtagaacagtgtttctttctaTAGATAAAAATCAAGACCCTTCTGGTGAAGTCCCTCCATCTCATCCAATTTTAGTTTTGGGAAGTTGGAGGCAATATTCAGGCAATAAAAGGGAAATACGGTGTGGGTCTTACAAAGTCAGCATTTGCTGTATGTGATTCTTTACCTGGCCCATTTGATGATGTAAGGCAAGTGGTTTAACAGACTGAACGTGTAAAAGGAGTAACGGATAATTTCCGTGATTGTCCAGGCAATAACAAACAGAAGTACACTGTCTTCACTCTGCAcctggaggaaaagaaaaaagatgtaagAGCAAATAAGGAACGTGAGGAAGAGGCATTTATAATGTGCAGTGCCTGAAGGGCTGCCCAGCCACAGCTTAGAAAGGGCTTGCTGATCAAAGACAGCACCTACAACAGTTGTGTGGAGGCACGTGGACCAGCAGGAGCAGCTCGGAAGGGAACTGATGAGCAGGACCCCCCAGGAAGAGAGAAATACAGCAAGTTTCTTTGCTAGTCTAATAGGGAAAGTGAGGTGgtgggagtcagaagcaggtagAGGAGGCTAGGAGGACAAGCGGGTGGGAAGCTTGGGCTTCACCAAGAATCTGAGCGCAGTCAGTGTGACAGCTGGGGATCTGAGGACATTTCTAGAATGCAAATGTGAGGATCAAAGCACGGATGGGTAGGATGAGCAGGGGAGGAAGAGGCACAGACCTTGAGGAGACAGGCTGCCTGCCTCTCACAGGAGCAGCTAGAATCAGAACAACTTTGACACTCACTGCCTGTTCTTATGCTGGAAAAACGATAACCTTGGTGAAATCCCCTTCCATGTTTGACAGGTGCCATCCCAAGGGAATTTATGGCTGCAATAAGGACTACAGCACCCCTCCATCCCACTCTGAGTTTATAATGATCCTTTGTGAGCAAAACACAACAGACAAGCTTGCACTGAGACTCACTTCAGTTTCCTGTGTCCTACATGGTTGGTGAGTTGGCTGTGAGTTAGAAGTCCTACTCAGTGAACTGAGCAGACGACTATGCGCTGATTTCTCTGTCTCATCCCAACCCCTAGTGACAAGGGTGCAGCGACCCTGCCTTCACTTTTGCTTCTTTCCATCTGCAGAGCCAACAGTTTTTAGCACTTCCATTCTTTCTCAGAAAGTGTACATGGAGCGATCCACCTACACAGTGAAATAAGTAGTCATTTACATAGCTATTAACTAAATTGCCCTGACAAAGAACTTCATAAATGCATGGTTACTATTctctaaaaataataagaatttcaTACTGTCAAGAGCAGGAGTACTTCTGCTTTCCTGGTGCTTTTCTATTAGCCACAGTAAGGCCAGAGCTAAGGACCTTTAAAGAGCACGCTGAGGGCTCCAGGCTACCCACGAAGCTTTGCTTAAAAAGCCCATGGATACCAGAATCTTCATTTATAGGATGTGCTGCTTTTCATGGACTCTGTGACCCTTGTTATCTGACAGTGATGTAtgttttttatagatttatttcattAGTATTATTTTTTACAGCTATGGCTAAAACCTGGCTTAAAGACTTCTGACAGGCAGCTCCTCTAGTATTCCGTGTTCAACCTCATAACACAGGTTGGAAGCTGAGTGTGTACTTTAACTCATCTTTTGTTTCCCCAAAGCACTTGATGCTTTTCATAGGAAAAAGCTTTACAACTAACTATCTGTGAAGCAAAGGGATCCAACCTACTCAGCTTACTCTAAGACCCAGCTGCCTTCTTTTTAATACCTAATATTGGTTTGTGTCATCTTAATGACCAGCACATAAGACAGGTTATAAATAAGCAGGTAAACTTCAAACTTCTCACTTTGACCTAGCCAAGCAGGTAGTTTGAAGGAACAGACAACATTTACACTTTACTCTTTACACTTACTCTTTCAAAGGTTAGgattacaaacatacatgcaggcaaaacacccatatggaTAAAGTCAGAGGTAAATCTTTCTGATTTGTAGAAATtattcaataacaaaaaacaaggaCAAAATGTAATGGGTTGTAAGCAACTAGAGGACCAACAAGACCTGAACTGGTATCTGTTGGTCATGTCACAACAGTATTAGTCACAATAGTCAAAAGGTGGATGAAAGCCAAGAGTCTATCAATGGTGAATATATCAACaactgcatgcatgtatgtgcacacacatagtacaaaatattATTAAGCCTTAAGAAAACTCTTACACATGTTACATCATGGATGAATGTAGCTTGAAGATTATTATTGGTTAAATATGCCATTTGCAAAAGAACAAATACTGTTTGATTCCACTCACATACAGCAAGTGAGTGGTCCATTTAGAGATAAGAAAAGTAAAGACAGAACATTGCTAGGAGTTGGGCAGGAAGGAGTGGGGGAGTGATTACTGTTTATCTGGTAGAGTCTCAGTTTGGGAAGGTGAAGAAAATTCTGTGGATGAAAGGCAATCATGGGAAGGCACTTAAAGTAATTGTATTATACACTAAAAAATAGCCAAAATGGTaaatgtcatatatattttaCCACAATAAGTTAAAAACCTAATTATGTCAAACTCAACagaaagaaatgtaaagtttTCTATAATTCAATAGCAAAATAACTTCAGTACAGACTAAAGAATACTCTGGCTCATGAATCCATGAGATGGGAGACAACAGGATGTGAGGGGTAAACACATACTCAGCACTCAGCACTTACTATGACAATCTTGTCCcataactacattctaaatacatCAGGCCTCAGCTAGGAGGCAGAGTCTGTCAACAGAACACGTGCGATAACTAGCAGGGCTTAGCTCAGGACAGGAAACAGAGAGCATGTACTTTAAAGTATGTAAGAAGGACACCATTAATATGAGACTAATGGATAAAAGCAAAAGGAATAAGATGTTGGTCTGAAATCAGAAAACCAACCTAACAAATCAGCTGTCCAAGAATACCTGCTACGTTCTAAAGCTGCAGGATTCTGGGCCTTGGACTTAAATTCACAGAGTCCAGAAATCCTACGTTGAATGGGTGAGCTGAGTGGGAGCTGGCAAGGGCATCCTGCACAGTGCCTTGGAAAGTCACTAGATGGACTAGCATCATAAGATCCAGTCCCAGCTAGGGAGacaaggagatggggaggaggcaggagagaagagaacaaaagatctacaggagccgggcagtggtgggcacgcctttaatcccaacatttaggaggcaaaggcaagcggatttctgagttcgagaccagcctggtctatagagtgagttccaagacagtcagggctacacagagaaatatcctgtcttgaaaaacaacaaccaccgccaaaaacaaacaaacaaacaaacaaacaaacaagatctACAGGGTTGCTGAGTGGATGGGATCAGAATGTTTTATTCTCTCTTGATGGGGAGGTCTTCAGCAGACCATGTGCCATCACTCAGCTTTCTCAGTTCCAATACAGGTCTGGTGGGTCCTAGGGCTTTGTGGAATTAATGCCTCTTTCACTGGATGAAAACTaaccttttgtttttgagagcaaGAATTGGAACTATAATTCCAATAAGTGGAGAACCTCCTATTTATTAGGAGATAGTGATTCACAGAGAAATGATTAAAAGCTTCATGAAGTTCTTTTAGGCTAGTGTGGCTTAGGAAGGCATTTTTGAGAAGGCAAAGAACCAGTATTTCAAGctcagttctctttgtttgttttggagacagtgcATCCCTGGCTTGTCTAGGACTCACTAACAGCCAGGCTGAGGTCAAATTTGtcattgtcttcctgcctttgcctatGTGCTGATGGTGGGGAGAAACACAACAGGCAACTCAGCTATTTCAaattaagaaatagaaatataCAACTTTATTATCAAGGAGTTCATTGAACATATGGAGGTCAAGCTGGTGTCTGCAGAGATGGAGCCTTCACCCCTACATTCTAGCCCCTTCGGTGTGGGAAGGTATACTACAGGCTGCCAAAAGAGAAAGCCAAACACCAAACCTTCAACTTATAATCTGTTCTGCCTACAGTATGTGCTAGGGCAATGGGAGCAGAGGGAGTGGCTAAGCAGTATCTAGTTTAACTTGAGGTCCAAGTTACAAGAGGGAACCCACATCATGGATGGCCAGGAACTAGATACTGGACAGCCCAGGGACCTactagggtagaaccaaacacaatgggccaaacaacaacacaaagaatggaatgattcctaatgatattctctatgctcatagatcagtgccttgtccagtggccatcagagaggcttcctctggcagcagatgggagTGGGTGCAAAGACCCAAAGCCAGATATTACTCAGACAGAGTCTTTTGGAAGTCTCTGTCTACTCCCTCCCTTTGGGGCTTGAGGAATCCCATGGAAGAGGGGGAGAACGGACTGCAGGAGttggaggggatggaggacactaGGAAGACACGGCcgactgaatcaactaagcagggatcatatgagctcacagagactgaggaggCAACCATGGGCCTAGAAGTCTGCACctggtcctctgtgtgtgtgctatggCTGTAGCTTGGGTTTTGTGTGACTTCTAACAGTGGGAACAGGTATGCATCTGGCTCTTGTGCTCTCGagactcctcctccttcaccttgtTAGGCTGCCTTGTCAGTTTCAGTATGATAGCCTTTGCCTTGTCTTATCTCTTcttgttttgtcatgtttggttgttgtctcttggaggcctgttctttttgaagggaaaccaaggggaagtaggtgggggggggaggggaggaggggaagttgaggggagatgggaagaatggagagaggggaaactgtggcCAGGA
Proteins encoded:
- the Hacd2 gene encoding very-long-chain (3R)-3-hydroxyacyl-CoA dehydratase 2 isoform X2: MLQDLHAKNQILHCAIGIVPSSVVLTSFQVMSRVFLIWAVTHSVKEVQSEDSVLLFVIAWTITEIIRYSFYTFSLLNHLPYIIKWARYTLFIVLYPMGVTGELLTIYAALPFVRQAGLYSISLPNKYNFSFDYHAFLILIMISYIPLFPQLYFHMIHQRRKVLSRTEEHKKFE